ATAAATCTTGGAAAAGTCTAGAATGACCAGCAGGTCCTCGATGGTGCTGAAATGGGGATGACAAGAGAAAAGGCAGGTTTGGGGACAAGACAGTGTAGTCCTATTCACTCTCTCCCCACCACCTGGTGGCTGTTCCTCCCCTTTTCCCAGCCACCTCCCGTGTCCCTCCTGGTATTTCTGTGTCCCTGCAGCCCCTCCACATCTCCTCATCACCCCTTCCTCCTGTGCTGTCCAGGCCTCCTCTAGCCCGTGGAATCCAACCCCGGCTCCCGTCAGCAGCCCctccctgctgctccccatcCCTGCCATTGTCGTCCTCGCTGTGGGCATCTATTTGTTGCTGCTGGGCCTAGTGCTGCTGACTAGGCACTGCCTGCTGGTGAGGGGCCTGGTGGGGGCTGAAGGGTgggcctgggggaggaggaaCCTGGTCAATTTTTCCCCTCATTTGTAGGCCCTTACCCTGAGACACCTTTACCATTTAGTCCCCGCATCTGTCCCTTTCGTGGGACCAGGAGATCCTCTTCTCGTCCTCAGCTGAACCTTCTGCTGCCCCTCTCCCCAAAACTGAGTCTTGGCTGTACCTCCCTACCTGCCGCCTGGCCCAGAGCTTGAGCCCTGCCTTCTCTTAGGCCCAGGGCTGCTGCACAGACTGCAGCTCCCCCTGCAGGAAGCAAGGCGCCTCCAAGCCCCAAGACTGTTGCTGGACCTGCGCAGAAGCCTGTGACTTTcctctgcccagcccagcccactaCCTGGAtgcctgctgcccccagcccgcCGAATCTGTGAGTTCTCGTTCTGGCCCGTGAGTCCTGATCTTGGTACTCTCtgtgcattatttatttatttttttccggtacgcgggcctctcactgttgtggcctctcctgttgcggagcacaggctccgcacgcgcaggctcagcggccatggctcacggccccagccgctccgcggcatgcgggatcctccggaccggggcacgaacccgcgtcccctgcatcggcaggcggactctcaatcactgcaccaccaggaaagccctgcatTCATTTTTTGGTTCAACAAAATTTATTACTGAGTACCTATTCTAGGCCAGGCACAGTTCCAGGTACTGGGTCAGGTGGAGACAGCCAGAAACAACATATCAGATATTTTCTGGTAATGAAAGCTACTTGGAGAAAGGAAAATAGGGCAGCATCTGGAGAAAGGTAATGTATGTAACATGTAGGGCACATTTCTACTTCTGAAAATGGTAGTtaaaagaaaagacagcccctcACAGAGCTCCTTCTGTTTGGAGAGTAAATACGATGTTCTAGATACTGTGCTACCTGATTAACAACCCCGAGagctggatatttttaaaaacctatctatatgtattttttttaattacaaagtgtGCATGTAGAAATACATAGAAAGTACAAGTCACTTTATAAACTAGCTCTCTAACCAAGGTTGCTACATTTGGTGTATGTCCCTCATATACTAATACACATACAGTACTATCACTGTTGTCTTTTACTATTGGTAAAAATGTAGTCATACCACATATACCACACAGACTATTTCCTCACATCTGCCACTTGCCCTTTTTAACGTGGCATCACACCTTGGTTACCTGTCCATGTTTTTATCCTCCTTTTGCAGGGGAATAAATTGGCTCAGGGAAATTTAATCACGTTTCCAGCATTCCACAGTAGAGTCTTGCACAGCAAATTGCTCCTTCATGTGTTGAAACAGAACCCTCAGGGAGAAGCCTGGCTCACAGAGGACAGGCCAATTTTGCATTTGTGGCTTTAAAGCCACATGTTAAGTGTAATTGACCACCTTCCTAGGCTCTGATGATTTTGGGCTCAGAGATGTAGACAGCAAAGCTCCTGCCCTTGAAGTGGGGACCTTCCCCAGGGAGGGAAGAGTGAGGGGAAAAGACCAAGCAAATTCGTAACTTGGGCAGACTGCAGTTGCAAATCCCTGCAAGATGTTTtgagtttcaaaataaattatgggGCAAGGAGTTCTCCTCTTTCAGGTAATCTGCGTCTGGTTTCCCAGGGATAGCCTGGAGatggggcccagggctggggctagGGGGACAAAGGGGCAAAAGGAGAAGACCCTGGGTCCTCAAACCTCCTATTCTATAAGAAATGCTCAATTGCACAATGATTTCTGGCCCCCTCTCCTGGGGACACCACTCCCTTCACCTTCTGTCCGCGGGGAGGGAAGAGTCAgaggcctctcttcctccttGAAAGTGAGGTGCGCTGTCAGGAGGGACTGGCTCCTCCCACTGCCGCCTCCAGGGCTGCAGGGCGTCCAAGCTGGAGACCTCAGGTCCTGATCCTACCCGGCTTCTGCCAGAGCCAGGAAGGATTCTAGAATGACGAATGGTCATTCTTTCCTTGAGCTGTCTTTCCACAAGGCACAGTAAGGCCTCTGtgttcttcagtttccttatagTAACAATAGCCACCACAAGTACTCCAAAGCTCTTGGCTTCCTCACAGctgtagaaactgaggcttacagaggCCTGAAGCCTGGGTGGAGACACAGACCCgggcttctctttctctcagggAGAAACCTGCCTATGTTACTTCTTTCACAGGAATGTCGTGAGgacctaattcattcattcatttatttattcacttatggAAGATTTATGGAGTCACTGTTGAGGCACTGTGCTGAGCCTTGGGGGCGCAGTGGAAACAAGGTAGACACGGCCACCACGGGGCTTACATTCCCGCAAAGGACAGAGAAATAAGTAGGCAATGTGAGAAATTGCCTCACATTCTGAATCGAGGGTGAGAAATGATGCAATCCAGGGCAGTGGTTGGTTCTCAGCCCCTTGTGTGATCAGAAGCTGGAATGAGGCTTAAATGGGAAGCCAGGCATCCAGGCCCCATGCCCAGCAGATCTGGAATGGGATCAGAATTTGCGAATCTTTAACAAGTTCTTACACGACTGACACATACCACCAGGGTTAAGAGCTATTGCTGAGGGAAAAGCGCTGTGACAGAGGAGCTCCCTTTTGCTGAGAGCTCCCTCCCTACCAGGCACCGTGCTTCGTGCCTTCCACTGATTCCCCACAGtgaccctgtgaagtaggtgttatatttaaaatatatttcagagatgaggaaactgaggcacaaatcATGAATTAGCCACACCTGGGCCTGAACTAGATTCAAACCCTGAGCTCCAAACAGTAACGATGGCTGGCCTTCACAACTtcaaagtgaaagaaatcagagtgAAAAACTACAGGCCTAAAGAAACACAGGGCTTAACAGTCATGTGGAGCCCTTGTTTAATGTACTTAAAAAGCAGATTCCTTCCAGAAGCCACAAGGCTGCCTGTGAGAGTCGAGATATCCATTAGCTAGTTATTAACAACTAGAGCCAAACCCTTCCTGGGGGCAGAGCCAAAAAATGCTTTTAATACCCTCTTCTCTGAAGCGAGAGCAGTGGGACCTCTCTCAGCCCCCAATTCTGCGCACAGAATGACGGTGCAAGTCCTCCAAAAACCCACAGAGTTGACTTCAGCCCAGACTGGGACTCCCCAGAGACACCCCAAACCACACCCCCATCAAACACAAGGAAGCCACCTCGCTCTCTCCCCTCCACCATGATATACTTCTACCTCTTTCTAGAGAGACAATTCTTTTAGCAGGAGCAGATGCCCTCCCCTCACCGGAGCCCCTGGTGATATCTGATCTCACCAGTCATCGGACACTGCACCCCGAAACCTCAGCTCTTCTAAAGGTCATTCCCCTATTCCTGGCTTGGCCCGGTGTCTGATTGAGCTGTGCAACTGTGACTGTCACTAACTCTGCCTTAGGCCTCAAGGAGCCAGCCTTGTCACACATCCTGGGTGGGTCCTATTCCAGCCACTTGGCCTGACTCCAGTCCCTGCCTGCAGCGGTGACAGATCATCCGTGTCCCAGGGCAGAAGAGGAGTGGGTCGGAGTGGACCGGTTCTCCCTTCCTAAGGACTTGCTGTTCCTATTCCCCAAGAGGCAGACCTTCTGTCTCCCCTGGGAGATGAGAagccctcttcttccttctttgcttAAAGAGGGAAAAATGATATGCTTTGAttgatccattcattcaacattcatCTGTATCTCAGACACCTGCTGAGCGTGAGTCCCCTGGTAGCTCAGTGAAGACGGGAGATGAACTGTCCCTGCCTTAGCAGACCCTGAAAGAAGCTGCTATTCATGCCCCTGGGAAGCAGTTGGTCAGGGGGCATCTCAGGACTGGGAGCAGGCAGGCCCAGACCCATCCCAGCCCCACTCCTTCGTTGTATTCCTTTGCACGATCActcccctctctgaacctccgtttcctcttttgtaaagagGCCCTCTACTCAAGGTTCTGATAAATAAAAGAGATGTAACtccttttaaacattaaaaaattaaatctgcaAATTACCATTTTTAAGgaaaactagattttaaaaatcattcatgaACATagtctgtgcctggcacagagtaggtgctcagaaataGAGGATGAATGAGATCCAGCTTCGTCTCAGGCCAAGGAAGAAATCCACAAAACCAACAAGTTGTTTTCATCATagacagtgtgtgtgtgctttcccAGTCTAACGACTTTGAATTGCGTGTTATAAGAGAAACATCTCTGAGCTGAACATTGTGGGTCCAGGGCCAGCTGTCCTCTggtcctcagtctcctcatccataagatgggaagaaagaaaggacccCCCACCGCCCACCGAATGATTTCTTCCAGCTCCTGAACCCAGCTGTTAGGAACATTGCCTCCTtgctgatttctcaacagcagAAAGAATTGATTTGTTCCGAAGAATGGTGAATGGCACCCTCTGATCCACTGGGCAAATGGGACTTTGCAGGCCACTCTGTTCCCTTCTCCCCTGAGAAGGAAACAGCTTCAGGCTCTGgtcccccttcctcctgcccaaCTCCCTCACCCCGTTCTCCTCTCCCTCAGGATTGGGCCCCTCGCTGCCCTCGCTGCTGCCCGCTCTGTGACTGTGCCTGTGCGTGCCAGCTTCCTGACTGCCAGAGCCTCAACTGTCTCTGCTTTGAGATCAAGCTCCGATGACAAGACGCAGGGTCCCTGCCCTTTGGGGAGCGGCCAGCTCCCAGGGCCCACAGGCCCTGTACCCTGAGGGGCCTCAGGACACTTTTCTCCAGGCTATTGGAACCACAAATGGACTACCCAGCTCACCAGCCTGGCAACCAGCAGTGGAGAGCCTGCCTCCCTGCAGAGTGGGACTCAAGGAGCCCTCCGCCAGCGGCATGGCGGCCCCTTTGGAGGGCCAGAAGAGAGAGTGGCTGGTGCTCTGCCAGGtgcccctgccctcctctccccctctcccagtAAGTGATCGTATTTGAAGGTGAGGGTGGGGGACACTGCTCACCACAGTGAGCATTATGGGACAAACTTGGGCCTTGAATATCAGGGTGTAGGGGTACCCCAGGCACACCCTGTCCATGGACTCTTGGTTATTCTGAGGTGTGAGTGTAGTGCCTGCATCTGCTCTCCCTCTAAAGAAACAGGCTCCGGAGAATCACAGCAGCCAGCGAGAGGCCCGGAGTCAGGGGAGCAGAGGAGACAGGGAAGGCCACGGATCTGAGTCccctaccctcctttcctccGCGCAGATCCCTGTCCAAAGATTTCTCCTGACAACCTTTTGAGGGCATCAGTCTGGATTTCCAAGGAAGAAATTTCCTCTGAAGTACTGGTGAGTGGACAGgggaccctccccccacccccaaagaggCAGGCCCACAGCTTCCTCCCCATCCTTCACTTTAGGCCCCCAGCTGGCATGAATGTCAGGAGCTTCAGGTTTCCCTAAATATAGATCCCCTGCCAGGGGATCTGTGGTGAGGAAAGGGCAAGGGTCACCGGAGAAGGTCGGGGACATTGGTTGGGGGTAGGGCAGGAGCTGCCTTATAACCCAGCCCGGGTGTGGCCTGACTCACTCGCTGCTGACCAGGCTCTGCCCGCTCCTTCGGCCTCCTCCTCGCAGGTGGGCGCCAGCAGGACGGagcgggggtggggctgggctgaaGGCGTCGGGATTAAGAGGGGAGACCTGGCAGGTAGGATGGGGAGGCTAGAAAAATATCTGGGAGGCTGACAGCGGGCGGACGGATTTTATTTTGGAGAAGGAAGTCAGTGCCAGGGAGAAGTTTCGCAGGGACTCTGGCCCCGCATCCCCAGACTTGCTTGGGCAGAGCAGTAGCCGGCGGGTTTCCGCTGGGTCTGGCTTTCGGGGGGCGGCCCGGGCGGCAGGAGCCAGACCCGCCGGAATGGGGCGCAGATGTCTCCCCGCGGGACACCCGGAACCGCTGCCGCCTCGCCTCCGCCCCTTGCCAACCCCTGCCGTCTCCTCGCGCTCCCCGTGCGTGCCCTCGCCGCCCTCTCTTCCGCCGGGGCTTGCAGTCGCTTGACCTCTGGATTCGGTTACAACGCGACGCACGCTGCCTCAGCGCAGCCGGAAGCTGGGGCTGCCCCGGGCCGCTGGACTGGGCCCCTGGCGGGGGAagctgagcctcagtcttctcgGGCTGTGCCACCCGCTTTTCTCCGACCCGACCCCCACCGCATCCCCATCTCTGCCGGTGCCCCAAATCGGCTGAGTCACAGCGCCCCAAAGCACGCcaagcgggggggggggtggggggaggagaagggagagggaggggagggccccCGCGACCCGCGGGATGTGGCCCGAGTCACGTCCgagggggacggggtgggggaagggatcgTGTTCTCGCCGCACTGTCGTCGCCCAAGCGCCGCCTCCGGGCTTCGCCTTTCGGGGGGCGGTCTCTCGCACAGTCCCTCGCCTGCAATTGGACGCCGGGGCGCCTCCGGCCCCCTGCAAAGGGAAAATCTCCGCGGAGGGTGGAGCGGTGCCTTTATAAGGCGCGGCACCACCTCCTTCCCGCCCGTCCCCGCGCGCCTCCCCCTCGGGAGCTGAGTAGGCTGCGTTCCCCTTGGAACGCGCCTCAGAACCAGAGTCCCGGTGACGACTGCCGTGTTCGCTCCTTCAGTCCACTCGCCAGCCCGCGGCTCTCCACCGCTGCACCCCGCCAGTCCGCCCCTCTCCTGTGCCAGGTGAGCGCCCCTCGCCACGTGCGAAGGTCAGGGAGAGGGTCGTGGGGAAGGATCCGGGATGTAGTGGCGGGTCGGGCGTCCGCGCGGAGCCCCCCCACCCGGGCCCAGCATCTCCCCTCTCCACCACCACCCACACCTGTGCTCCTAGCCCAGACTCCCCAACTCTTCCAGCTTGAGCTCCCGCGGTTTGCTGCGCAGTCCAAGGGCCGCTCCGCGCTGAGTCacggcagggaggaaggaagcagggcGAGATGAAGtaccatttccccctccccttttcttgTTAGGACTCTTGGTGCAAGTATTATGGCCCCTTTGCCTCTGCAGGGATCCTAGGAGGCCCCGAGGGGTGGGGGCCAGCTCATATACTGCCTCAGGGTTCCCGAAAGCGGGTGGTTGGTCCCTGTCCTGGGAGGCGGGTGCCCCCGCCGAGCAGGGGAAACCCCTCGGCAGCTTCTGATGCCCCATGAACACTTTTCCCTATTTTTCCTTATCGGGTGACCTTGATTCTGAGCCTGGAACAGCTGCAGCCGCAGAGGAGACATGAGCATTtttcaggggagggggtgggcgcTTGCCTTCCCTCCACATTCTCTCACCCTGTATGACCAGTGAGAGCGACAAACCACCCCTTTCCTCCACCTCGGGCTAGGCTTCCTCTGCGGCCCTTTTCTGGGCTTCTGATGACCCTCCTGCCTTTTTCCTAACACCCTTTTTCTAACAACCTCCCCCCACCGTGGGGGGAGAAGCCTGACCTTGAGGTGTCCTTGAGGCCATGGAGCCTGAGCCAGCCCTGGGATCTCTGCAAGGAACACTCCTGTAACAGTCAGAAGATCTGGGTGCTACGCTCACATCTGGCTCTAGGGTTGCTGTGTGGCTTGAAACACAGACCTTTTCCCTTTTCAGGCTCCTTTCAGATGAGGAGGTTGGGCCTTCTGCCTTCTGCACAACCTCTAATTCTAAAATACTCTGGTTCGGTTTTGCTTCCAGGCAAGGTGACCCCATGGCAGAGCGCAAGCCAGGAGGGTCCGGCTTCCACGTGACTTGCCTGTCCATGGCTCTGGCCTATTCCCTTTACTCCAGATGCCAGTATACAGCCCCACCCTCAGCTGGGCAACACCCAGCAACAGAGTTAGGAAAGGTACAGGAGGCAGGCCTAGTATAGGGAAGTCAGGTGTAGGGGAGAGCTGGGGACAGCAAGTGTCCCTTGCCCTGACCTCCAGGCAAGGGGCCTTGCTTGTTGGGAGACCACGGGAAGACCCTGCTAACTAGCCCTCCCTGGTCTGTCTCCTGCCCAGGAACCGACAGGCACCATGCCCCACCAATACCCAGCACTGACCCCGGAGCAGAAGAAGGAGCTCTCTGACATTGCTCACCGGATCGTGGCTCCGGGCAAGGGCATCCTGGCTGCAGATGAGTCCACCGGTGCGGGCAGGACACAGTGGGAGGAGGGCCCCAGGTTGGGGGTGATAGGCTGATCCCCTTATTCCCATGTGATGCTTCCCTCCAGGGAGCATTGCCAAGCGACTGCAGTCCATTGGCACCGAGAACACCGAGGAGAACCGGCGCTTCTACCGCCAGCTGCTGCTGACTGCCGACGACCGCGTGAATCCCTGCATTGGGGGCGTCATCCTCTTTCATGAGACGCTCTACCAGAAGACAGATGATGGGCGTCCCTTCCCCCAAGTTATCAAAGCCAAGGGCGGTGTTGTGGGCATCAAGGTGAGGGGGCTAGGCCTCAGGGTGTGAGATGTAAGATGGATCTGGGGGAAAGAAATCCAGAGTAGCAGGCTGGGGGATGAACTTCGGGTCGGAAGCCTGGAGACTTGGGTGGAGTCTGCCCCAGATCACCTCCAAATCGCGTGTAAAAAAGCTAGAGACATGTGGGACCTGCTTGGCATTTTTAATCCTTGCAATTGTGAGAGGCAGGTGTTACACTTATTATACAATTGAAAAACTAGACGCTCAAGGCCATGAAGCGTTTTGCTCATAGGATTAGTAAGTGGTAGGAGCCCCGGCTCTCTGTGTGTGTCCTGCTCTATAGGATCAGATAACGTGACTATgtgaaacatttgcaaatcaggAAAGATAC
This genomic stretch from Globicephala melas chromosome 15, mGloMel1.2, whole genome shotgun sequence harbors:
- the LOC115861171 gene encoding uncharacterized protein isoform X2, whose product is MDASSSPWNPTPAPVSSPSLLLPIPAIVVLAVGIYLLLLGLVLLTRHCLLAQGCCTDCSSPCRKQGASKPQDCCWTCAEACDFPLPSPAHYLDACCPQPAESDWAPRCPRCCPLCDCACACQLPDCQSLNCLCFEIKLR
- the LOC115861171 gene encoding uncharacterized protein isoform X1, yielding MEGHIPLWQDEELAKQQRRKGIPGRRNSMGREASSSPWNPTPAPVSSPSLLLPIPAIVVLAVGIYLLLLGLVLLTRHCLLAQGCCTDCSSPCRKQGASKPQDCCWTCAEACDFPLPSPAHYLDACCPQPAESDWAPRCPRCCPLCDCACACQLPDCQSLNCLCFEIKLR
- the LOC115861171 gene encoding uncharacterized protein isoform X3 is translated as MDAQGCCTDCSSPCRKQGASKPQDCCWTCAEACDFPLPSPAHYLDACCPQPAESDWAPRCPRCCPLCDCACACQLPDCQSLNCLCFEIKLR